A single genomic interval of Lathyrus oleraceus cultivar Zhongwan6 chromosome 7, CAAS_Psat_ZW6_1.0, whole genome shotgun sequence harbors:
- the LOC127102984 gene encoding uncharacterized protein LOC127102984: MRRSTLKKPYVVVPKATLDNVPLHYVKNVERWKYVIQRRIALERELRKDALKCKEVVEIIEVVGLMKTVTKFGPFYKGLVKEFVVTIPDGCDDVKSEDYRKVYVRGHVMTFSPAVINKFLGRTEEPHGELEVTDDQVCKEITAKQVKHWTNRGKLSVGKPDVKYAILHRIGTVNWVPTNHTSTISTGLGKFIYAIGTRRAFDFGKYIFEQVLKQTFSNAVNMHICFPSLICGIILNQHPGILFPIDIVNKREYPLSLNYKLFAGTHVPDIVMTSS; the protein is encoded by the coding sequence ATGAGAAGATCTACTCTAAAGAAGCCATATGTTGTTGTGCCCAAGGCTACACTGGACAATGTGCCTTTACATTATGTAAAGAATGTTGAACGATGGAAGTATGTTATTCAAAGGAGGATAGCTTTGGAGAGGGAATTGAGAAAGGATGCCCTAAAATGTAAGGAGGTTGTGGAGATTATAGAGGTTGTTGGTTTGATGAAGACTGTCACAAAATTTGGTCCTTTCTATAAAGGTCTAGTCAAGGAGTTTGTGGTGACCATTCCTGATGGGTGTGATGATGTGAAGAGTGAAGACTATAGGAAGGTGTATGTTAGAGGACATGTCATGACATTTTCTCCTGCTGTAATCAACAAGTTTCTGGGAAGGACTGAAGAACCTCATGGTGAGCTAGAGGTTACAGATGACCAAGTATGCAAGGAGATAACTGCCAAGCAAGTGAAACACTGGACGAATAGAGGAAAGTTGTCAGTAGGGAAGCCGGATGTCAAGTATGCAATCCTTCATAGGATTGGGACTGTCAACTGGGTGCCTACAAATCATACTTCAACCATTTCTACTGGGCTTGGGAAGTTTATATATGCTATTGGAACAAGAAGAGCCTTTGATTTTGGGAAGTATATTTTTGAACAAGTTCTTAAGCAGACCTTCTCAAATGCTGTGAATATGCATATTTGCTTTCCCTCACTCATTTGTGGGATAATTCTGAACCAACATCCTGGAATCTTATTTCCTATTGATATTGTGAATAAAAGGGAATATCCTTTATCCCTCAATTACAAACTGTTTGCTGGAACACATGTTCCagatattgtcatgacatcttcTTAG
- the LOC127102985 gene encoding uncharacterized mitochondrial protein AtMg00810-like: MSLVGELTYFLGLQVKQMEDSIFLCQSKYAKNIVKKFGLENASHKRTPAPTHLKLSKDEKGISVDQSLYRSMIGSLLYLTTSRPNITFVVGVCDIYQAEPKVSHINQVKRILKHVNGTCDYGMLCSHDSNSMLVGYCDVDWVGSADDRKSTIEGCLFLGNNLISWFIKKHNCVSLSTAEAEYIAAGNSCS; this comes from the coding sequence atgagtttggtagGTGAATTAACTTACTTTCTTGGACTccaagtcaaacagatggaagactccATCTTTCTTTGTCAAAGCAAATATGCAAAGAATATTGTGAAGAAATTTGGATTGGAgaatgctagtcacaaaagaactcccGCTCCTACACACTTGAAGTTATCTAAAGATGAAAAAGGCATTAGTGTTGATCAGAGTTTATATAGAAGCATGATTGGTAGTCTTCTATACCTTACAACAAGCAGACCAAATATAACTTTTGTTGTTGGAGTTTGTGATATATAtcaagcagaacccaaagtgagtcacATCAATCAAGTAAAAAGGATTCTGAAGCATGTGAATGGTACATGTGATTATGGAATGTTATGTTCTCATGATTCAAATTCCATGTTAGTGGGgtattgtgatgttgattgggTTGGTAGTGCTGATGACAGGAAGAGTACCATTGAAGGATGTTTATTTTTGGGAAACAATTTGATTTCATGGTTCATCAAGAAACATAATTGTGTATCCCTATCTACTgctgaagctgagtacatagcagcaGGTAACAGCTGCTCTTAA